A genomic segment from Nitrospira sp. encodes:
- a CDS encoding Pyridoxamine 5'-phosphate oxidase-related, FMN-binding: MSSSGAHNSGSDSEGPDVPEPFHAEKARTLVQLQQTGGLSTLSRKQPGWPFGSVMPYGLDDQGQPSFLISTMAMHTQNLLGDPRASLLITPPESQRDPLGAARVTLMGSVTKVPKEEVVPVRERYLARHANAAYWVDFDDFAFFRMALADIYFVGGFGSMGWVAPAEYMAAAVDPLAETAADLIREINTTQQETLLLLACECGKLDAEQASITTMDRLGFHLRVKTPDRMQGGRFAFTVPVRNAGEARAGLADLAAKARAGAQVLHSL, encoded by the coding sequence ATGTCATCCTCAGGCGCACATAACAGTGGATCGGATTCGGAAGGTCCTGACGTTCCCGAACCGTTCCATGCTGAAAAGGCCAGGACCTTGGTGCAGCTGCAGCAGACGGGCGGTCTTTCGACACTCTCGCGCAAGCAGCCCGGCTGGCCCTTCGGCTCGGTGATGCCCTATGGGTTGGATGATCAGGGGCAACCGAGCTTTTTGATCAGCACCATGGCGATGCATACGCAGAACCTCCTCGGTGATCCTCGCGCCAGCCTGCTCATCACGCCGCCGGAGAGTCAGCGGGACCCGCTGGGTGCGGCACGGGTGACCTTGATGGGATCAGTCACGAAGGTCCCGAAGGAGGAAGTCGTGCCGGTGCGCGAGCGGTACCTGGCCCGTCATGCGAACGCGGCCTACTGGGTCGACTTCGATGACTTCGCCTTTTTCCGTATGGCCTTGGCTGATATCTATTTTGTCGGCGGATTCGGGTCGATGGGATGGGTTGCCCCGGCCGAATACATGGCGGCGGCCGTCGATCCATTAGCAGAGACCGCGGCGGACCTCATTCGCGAGATCAATACGACGCAACAGGAGACGCTTCTGTTGCTGGCCTGCGAATGTGGCAAGCTGGATGCCGAGCAGGCGAGTATCACGACGATGGACCGGCTGGGATTTCATCTTCGGGTCAAAACGCCCGACCGGATGCAGGGTGGGCGATTCGCCTTCACGGTCCCTGTTCGCAACGCAGGGGAGGCCCGCGCCGGTCTTGCCGATCTGGCCGCGAAGGCCAGGGCGGGGGCTCAGGTGCTGCACTCGCTGTAG
- a CDS encoding Energy-dependent translational throttle protein EttA codes for MATNDKQVIFSLVGVGKVYPPKRQVLRDIYLGFYYGAKIGVLGLNGSGKSSLLKIIAGVDPNYVGEITRSKGYSVGLLEQEPQLDPNKTVKEVVEEGKKELVALLHEYEAVSNKIGEADPDEMEKLIDKQAQLQEKIEAANGWELENELEVAMDALRCPPADQKVGVLSGGEKRRVALCRLMIQEPDILLLDEPTNHLDAESVQWLEQHLQQYKGTVIAVTHDRYFLDNVAGWILELDRGYGIPFQGNYTSWLEQKQERLEKEEKAESKRKKTLEHELEWIRMSPKARQSKGKARLNRYEELVNQKQEQLAEDLEIYIPPGPRLGDVVVEAKGIGKAFGDNVLYENVEFSLPKGGIVGVIGPNGAGKTTMFRMIIGKEKPDSGTIRIGETVKLGYVDQDRTLDGNKTVYEVISDGQDTIKLGKAEVNARGYCARFNFAGTDQQKKVKDLSGGERNRVHLARMLKEGANLIILDEPTNDLDVNTLRALEEGLEGFAGCAVISSHDRWFLDRIATHILAFEGDSKVVWYEGNYSEYEADRKKRLGKEADQPHRIRYRKLTRN; via the coding sequence ATGGCGACGAACGATAAGCAAGTCATTTTTTCACTGGTCGGCGTGGGGAAGGTCTATCCGCCGAAGAGACAGGTGCTGCGCGACATCTATCTCGGCTTTTACTACGGCGCCAAGATCGGTGTGCTCGGCTTGAACGGGTCGGGGAAAAGCTCGCTGCTGAAGATCATCGCGGGGGTCGATCCCAACTACGTCGGCGAGATTACACGCTCGAAAGGCTACAGCGTCGGACTGCTCGAACAGGAGCCGCAACTCGATCCCAACAAGACCGTCAAGGAGGTCGTCGAGGAAGGGAAGAAGGAGCTTGTCGCGCTGCTGCATGAATATGAGGCGGTCAGCAACAAAATCGGCGAGGCGGACCCGGACGAGATGGAAAAACTCATCGACAAGCAGGCACAGCTGCAGGAGAAGATCGAAGCCGCCAACGGCTGGGAGCTGGAGAATGAGCTCGAGGTCGCCATGGACGCCCTGCGTTGCCCGCCGGCCGATCAGAAGGTGGGCGTACTCTCGGGAGGAGAAAAACGCCGGGTGGCCCTCTGCCGCCTCATGATCCAGGAGCCGGACATCCTGCTGCTCGACGAGCCGACCAACCACCTCGACGCCGAATCGGTGCAGTGGCTCGAACAGCACCTGCAGCAATATAAGGGGACGGTCATCGCCGTCACGCACGACCGCTACTTCCTCGACAACGTGGCGGGCTGGATTCTGGAACTGGATCGTGGTTACGGCATTCCCTTTCAAGGCAACTACACCTCCTGGCTCGAACAAAAGCAGGAGCGGTTGGAGAAGGAAGAGAAGGCCGAATCGAAGCGGAAGAAAACGCTCGAACACGAGTTGGAATGGATCAGGATGTCGCCCAAGGCCCGGCAATCGAAGGGCAAGGCGCGGCTCAATCGCTATGAAGAACTGGTCAACCAGAAGCAGGAACAACTGGCCGAGGATCTCGAAATCTACATTCCGCCGGGACCTCGCTTGGGCGACGTGGTGGTCGAGGCCAAGGGCATCGGGAAGGCTTTCGGCGACAACGTGCTCTATGAGAATGTCGAATTCAGCTTGCCCAAAGGCGGCATCGTCGGCGTGATCGGGCCCAACGGTGCCGGAAAGACCACCATGTTCCGCATGATCATCGGTAAGGAGAAGCCGGACAGCGGCACGATCAGGATCGGTGAAACGGTCAAGCTTGGCTACGTCGATCAGGACCGCACGCTCGACGGAAACAAGACGGTGTACGAAGTCATTTCCGACGGGCAGGATACGATCAAGCTGGGAAAGGCGGAAGTGAACGCGCGCGGCTATTGCGCTCGCTTCAACTTTGCCGGGACTGATCAGCAAAAGAAGGTGAAGGACCTGTCGGGTGGCGAGCGAAACCGCGTGCACCTGGCGAGGATGCTGAAAGAGGGCGCCAACCTGATCATCCTCGACGAGCCGACCAACGATCTGGACGTGAACACGTTGCGCGCGTTGGAAGAAGGCCTGGAGGGCTTCGCCGGCTGCGCTGTCATCAGCAGCCACGACCGTTGGTTTCTGGATCGCATCGCCACGCATATTTTGGCCTTCGAGGGCGATAGCAAGGTCGTCTGGTACGAGGGCAACTACAGCGAATACGAAGCGGATCGCAAGAAGCGGCTCGGCAAGGAAGCGGACCAGCCGCATCGGATCCGCTATCGGAAGCTGACCAGAAACTAG